Proteins encoded together in one Marinobacter sp. Arc7-DN-1 window:
- a CDS encoding YebC/PmpR family DNA-binding transcriptional regulator, translated as MGRAYQNRKESMAKTAAAKTKVYSKYGREIYMSAKSGGTDPDGNLSLRGLIDRAKKDQVPSHVIEKAIEKARGGAGEDYSPARYEGYGPGNCMVIVDCLTDNPNRTFGDVRLAFTKTKCKIGTPGTVAHMFDHSAIFAFKSDDEEAVLEALMEADVDVTDIENEDGLITVFTPNTEYAKARQALVDAIEGIDFEVDEIQFLPKTTTPVEGDDIPMFEKFLDMLNELDDVQNVFHNAELPDQ; from the coding sequence ATGGGCAGAGCCTACCAGAACCGTAAAGAGTCCATGGCCAAGACGGCTGCGGCAAAAACCAAGGTCTACAGCAAGTACGGACGCGAGATTTACATGAGCGCCAAATCCGGCGGCACAGACCCGGATGGCAACCTGTCACTTCGTGGCCTGATCGACCGTGCAAAGAAAGACCAGGTACCCTCCCACGTTATCGAGAAGGCAATTGAGAAGGCCCGGGGTGGCGCTGGTGAAGACTACTCCCCTGCCCGCTACGAAGGCTACGGACCGGGCAACTGCATGGTGATTGTGGACTGCCTGACTGACAACCCTAACCGCACCTTTGGCGACGTGCGCCTGGCCTTCACCAAGACCAAGTGCAAGATCGGCACCCCGGGCACCGTTGCCCACATGTTTGATCACAGTGCCATTTTTGCGTTCAAGAGCGATGATGAGGAAGCCGTTCTGGAAGCACTGATGGAAGCGGACGTCGACGTGACCGACATTGAAAACGAGGACGGCCTGATTACGGTTTTCACGCCAAACACGGAATATGCCAAGGCGCGTCAGGCTTTGGTAGACGCAATCGAAGGCATCGACTTTGAGGTGGACGAAATCCAGTTCCTGCCCAAGACCACCACACCGGTGGAAGGCGATGACATCCCCATGTTCGAAAAATTCCTGGATATGCTGAACGAACTGGACGATGTGCAGAATGTATTCCACAACGCCGAGCTGCCGGACCAGTAA
- a CDS encoding SRPBCC family protein has translation MAMYRIEIDETFDLPRRKVFALFADHHRFGKLLGAPAKRIRDSHQADPNGIGSVRKIGIGPVGLEETVTNFEPDSLIEYTITSMSPIRNHLGRIRFEDTPEGKTRVNYTISFDDIVPFTGKVVRTALEQGIRRGIKRVPRLA, from the coding sequence ATGGCCATGTACAGGATTGAAATTGATGAAACCTTTGACCTGCCCCGAAGAAAGGTGTTTGCCCTGTTTGCCGATCACCATCGTTTTGGCAAACTTCTGGGTGCGCCGGCCAAACGCATCAGGGACAGCCACCAGGCCGACCCGAATGGCATCGGCTCGGTCCGCAAGATTGGCATCGGGCCGGTAGGCCTGGAAGAGACAGTCACCAATTTCGAGCCGGATTCATTGATTGAGTACACCATCACCAGTATGAGCCCGATCCGAAATCATCTGGGGCGGATCCGGTTTGAGGACACGCCGGAAGGCAAGACCCGGGTGAACTACACCATCTCTTTTGACGACATTGTGCCGTTTACCGGAAAAGTGGTGCGTACGGCCCTTGAACAGGGCATTCGCCGCGGAATCAAACGGGTACCCCGGTTGGCCTGA